A genomic window from Peromyscus maniculatus bairdii isolate BWxNUB_F1_BW_parent chromosome 1, HU_Pman_BW_mat_3.1, whole genome shotgun sequence includes:
- the Phrf1 gene encoding PHD and RING finger domain-containing protein 1 isoform X1 codes for MDDDSLDELVAHSPGPDGPPRVGLSELASDAESSNGHSGDSEDDTGSEHEGDTDEEDTEGLSEEEDPEDRSGSEDSEDGVEMAAAAVETQGKLEASSAPTSDDDAESCPICLNAFRDQAVGTPETCAHYFCLDCIIEWSRNANSCPVDRTIFKCICIRAQFNGKILKKIPVENTRACEDEEAEEEDPTFCEVCGRSDREDRLLLCDGCDAGYHMECLDPPLQEVPVDEWFCPECAAPGVAPTHDAAPVSDEEISLLLADVVPTTSRLRPRVGRTRAIARTRQSERVRATVNRNRISSARRVQHVPRYLMSSLLDETIEAVATGLSTAVYQRPLTPRVPAKRKRKAGRRKKVLGRKKTRSRSSVKSKSGGARAKKRQPRVRKTKGRKLKNEVTARSRIARTLGLRRPVRGTSMPSVYKPVDPSLGLMRADIGAASLSLFGDPYELDPFDSVPSSNEEPSADPPSPLSAKRRVLSRSALQSHQPVARPVALGLSRRQLPAVAPEPSVEEAPVPDLLGSILSGQSLLMMSSADVVIHRDGSLSAKRAAPVSLQRNSVTQSREESRPRDTLQSVGLPSGSASSGLMGDRRPSSGLSCGDRATLRCIPGRTVETPVRLDSSVTPRSSQAGNLSNESRPTLKQTNNSRLNGSNTRPLPLGSASSKMTTHSNFPSRNTALVRPQKTDPRRPDFSKLPRIPKIHRDRSDGTQDQAPASGQTVELPSTCISRLTGREGPGQPGRGRAENEPSSRGPQETGSHTGGSRPSAPSSHGSVAPLGPSRGKGIGSTFESFRINIPGNTAHCSQLSSPGFCNTFRPVDSKVQRKENPSPLFSIKKPKQLKSEIYDPFEPTGSDSSPPSSSPESLGPGLLPSEITRTISINSPKAPAFQTVRCVTSYRVESIFGTEMEPEPQPPDEPVSGVLEFLGKGPAEGSSDMEQEGHGEMESAEIQGSAARTQRPSPPPDPWDDEDGVSCTPFFGAEERTVTCVTVEEPGVPPSPDAPQITTHRIVELRAPSRSRSTSSSRSRKKTKKKKVAREHQRTRSSTRSGSRDRTSRSVSPVAEEHSRRHRAKAKSRRSSSDRASSQDRAKRRRDRDRGERRRGPWGHGRCWRKSRSRSGSPDSSSCERRESRRRKRRHSGSRSRGRDCSPHSSLERDRRHKRRERSRERMDKKESVTRAREKRRYRSRSPSLEHRPRRPRSREKRPHSPEKKVTVREVSPASTPQGEPKQDGNHPAKPSVSEVSVLPEVVVADLNPQEAPPVLAEPVECVPEDLDYGDSVEAGHVFEDFSNEAIFIQLDDMSSPPSPESTDSSPERDFPSNPPVPLASLPQDTALPTIQREVLLVHSDDISKPAPQALTSSDQCLLRQDTVETTATTLSTPGVVPMGKDSPLLSGRGCETVRPKDAVAQAPALRSRTLVKRVTWNLQEAEDSAPALDRVPRTPLQRSQRPQEGDWDAEDRALIGIQQAPFSDLPPPIHVLQESGLPDADPSQPPGASGAEGLPAVGTLHSAGGVLAQVYSPNMPPPLAQPSSILPYALVSQPSVQLLLQGTLPLAGCGAAQSLAPVPTVPATASELAVPTTTTTTTNSEEKTATPKSAAEKTKKEEYMKKLHMQERAVEEVKLAIKPFYQKREVTKEEYKDILRKAVQKICHSKSGEINPVKVANLVKAYVDKYRHMRRHKKTEAGEEPPTQGAET; via the exons GTTCTGAAGATTCAGAAGATGGAGTAGAAATGGCAGCGGCAGCAGTGGAGACTCAAGGGAAGCTAGAAGCCAGCAGTGCCCCCACTTCTGATGATGATGCAGAGAGCTGCCCCATTTGCCTCAATGCATTCAGGGACCAGGCTGTGGGCACCCCAGAGACGTGTGCCCACTATTTCTGCTTGGACTGCATCATTGAGTGGTCCAGG AATGCCAACTCCTGTCCAGTTGATCGaacaatatttaaatgtatttgtattCGAGCCCAATTTAATGGTAAAATCTTAAAGAAG ATTCCAGTGGAAAACACTAGAGCCTGTGAggatgaggaggcagaggaggaagaccCAACCTTCTGTGAGGTGTGTGGCAGGAGTGACCGTGAGGACCGACTTCTGCTCTGTGATGGCTGTGATGCTGG GTACCACATGGAATGTTTGGACCCTCCTCTCCAGGAGGTGCCTGTAGATGAATGGTTCTGCCCAGAGTGTGCGGCCCCTGGTGTTGCTCCCACTCATG ATGCAGCTCCTGTGAGTGATGAGGAGATCTCCCTGTTACTGGCGGATGTAGTGCCTACTACCAGCAGGCTTCGACCTCGAGTAGGCAGGACCCGGGCCATCGCTAGGACACgacagagtgagagagtgagGGCAACTGTGAACCGGAACCGGATCTCCTCTGCCAGAAGGGTCCAG CATGTGCCAAGGTACCTCATGTCTTCTCTGCTGGATGAAACCATCGAGGCTGTGGCCACTGGTCTGAGCACTGCTGTATACCAGCGTCCCTTGACACCTCGTGTCCCTGCAAAACGGAAGAGGAAGGCAG GGAGACGGAAGAAagtgctgggaagaaagaaaacccGGTCCAGGTCATCTGTGAAAAGTAAGAGTGGGGGTGCAAGAGCCAAGAAACGGCAGCCCCGTGTGAGGAAGACCAAAGGGAGGAAGCTAAAG AATGAAGTCACAGCTCGCTCTCGCATTGCACGAACTCTAGGCCTCCGCAGGCCTGTCCGCGGCACCAGCATGCCTTCAGTGTACAAGCCAGTGGACCCCTCTCTGGGGCTGATGAGGGCAGATATTGgagcagcttctctctctctgtttggaGACCCCTATGAGCTGGACCCTTTTGACAG TGTCCCCTCCAGCAATGAAGAGCCATCTGCAGATCCGCCTTCCCCTTTGAGTGCCAAGAGGAGAGTGCTGTCCCGCTCAGCCCTACAGTCTCACCAGCCCGTGGCCAGACCTGTCGCCCTGGGGCTCTCTAG GAGGCAGCTCCCTGCTGTGGCTCCAGAGCCCAGCGTGGAGGAAGCACCCGTTCCTGACCTCTTGGGGAGCATCTTGTCTGGCCAGAGCCTCCTCATGATGAGCAGTGCGGATGTTGTCATCCACCGGGATGGCTCTCTCAGTGCCAAGAGAGCAG ctcctgtttctcttcagcgAAATTCTGTGACTCAATCCAGAGAAGAGTCCAGGCCCAGAGACACCCTGCAGTCTGTGGGACTACCCTCAGGGAGCGCATCCAGTGGACTCATGGGAGACAGGCGACCGAGCTCAGGGCTGAGCTGTGGGGACAGAGCAACCCTACGCTGTATCCCTGGCCGCACAGTGGAGACCCCTGTAAGGTTGGACTCATCAGTGACCCCGCGTTCAAGTCAGGCTGGGAATCTTTCGAATGAGAGCAGACCTACCTTGAAGCAGACTAACAACTCCCGGCTTAATGGCTCCAACACACGGCCATTGCCTCTTGGTTCTGCCTCATCTAAGATGACTACTCACTCTAACTTTCCGTCTAGAAATACAGCTCTTGTGCGTCCCCAGAAAACAGATCCCAGGAGACCTGATTTCTCAAAGCTACCCAGGATACCAAAGATCCACAGGGACCGCAGTGACGGCACACAGGACCAGGCTCCAGCCAGTGGGCAGACTGTGGAGCTCCCCAGCACGTGCATCAGCCGCCTGACTGGCAGGGAAGGCCCCGGGCAGCCAGGGCGAGGCCGGGCTGAGAATGAGCCCAGCAGCAGGGGCCCCCAAGAGACTGGCTCACACACAGGTGGTTCTCGCCCttctgcccccagctcccatggCAGTGTGGCCCCTCTAGGGCCCTCAAGAGGAAAGGGCATTGGGTCTACCTTTGAAAGCTTTAGGATCAACATCCCTGGGAACACTGCACATTGCAGCCAGCTGTCCAGTCCTGGCTTCTGTAACACATTCCGGCCAGTAGATAGCAAggtgcagaggaaggagaatcctTCACCCCTCTTCTCCATCAAGAAGCCCAAACAACTCAAGAGCGAAATCTATGACCCCTTTGAACCCACTGGCTCGGACTCCAGCCCTCCTAGCAGTAGCCCTGAGAGTCTTGGCCCAGGCCTCCTGCCCTCTGAGATCACCAGAACTATCTCCATCAACAGCCCAAAGGCCCCAGCCTTCCAGACTGTTCGCTGTGTTACCTCCTACAGGGTAGAAAGCATCTTTGGGACTGAAATGGAACCTGAGCCCCAGCCCCCCGATGAGCCTGTGTCTGGCGTGCTGGAGTTCCTGGGCAAGGGCCCTGCTGAGGGATCCTCCGATATGGAACAAGAAGGACACGGGGAGATGGAGTCTGCGGAGATCCAGGGCTCTGCAGCCCGAACTCAGCGGCCTTCCCCCCCACCAGACCCTTGGGATGATGAAGATGGAGTGTCTTGTACACCCTTCTTTGGTGCTGAGGAACGGACAGTGACATGTGTGACTGTCGAGGAGCCAGGTGTTCCACCGAGCCCAGATGCTCCCCAGATAACCACCCACAGGATTGTGGAGCTCAGGGCCCCATCCCGTTCCCGTTCCACCTCCAGCTCCCGCAGCAGGAAGAaaacgaagaagaagaaggttgCCAGAGAACACCAGAGGACACGCTCCAGCACTCGTTCTGGCTCCAGGGACAGGACCTCACGCTCGGTGTCTCCAGTGGCTGAGGAACACAGCAGGAGACACAGAGCCAAGGCTAAGAGCCGGAGGTCTTCCAGTGACCGGGCCAGCAGCCAGGACAGAGCCAAGAGaaggagggacagggacagaggagAGCGGAGGCGGGGCCCCTGGGGTCATGGCCGGTGCTGGAGGAAGTCCAGGTCTCGCTCAGGGAGTCCTGACAGTTCTTCCTGTGAGCGCCGTGAGAGTAGGAGACGGAAGAGGCGCCATTCGGGGTCCAGGTCTCGAGGCAGGGACTGCTCACCTCACAGTAGCCTGGAGAGGGACCGGAGACACAAGCGTCGGGAGCGGAGCCGAGAGCGGATGGACAAGAAGGAGAGTGTGACTCGGGCCCGGGAGAAAAGGAGGTATCGGTCTCGGTCACCCAGCTTGGAGCATAGGCCGCGGAGGCCACGTTCCCGTGAGAAGCGGCCCCATTCCCCAGAGAAGAAGGTGACTGTGAGGGAGGTTTCCCCAGCCTCTACTCCACAGGGGGAACCAAAGCAGGATGGAAACCACCCTGCCAAGCCTTCAGTCTCAGAAGTAAGTGTCCTGCCAGAGGTGGTCGTGGCTGACCTGAACCCTCAGGAAGCCCCTCCTGTCCTGGCAGAGCCTGTTGAGTGTGTGCCTGAGGACCTAGACTATGGTGATTCTGTGGAGGCAGGCCACGTCTTTGAGgatttttcaaatgaagccatCTTCATTCAGCTCGATGACATGAGCTCACCTCCTTCCCCTGAGAGTACAGACTCCTCCCCTGAGCGAGACTTCCCATCAAATCCCCCAGTGCCCCTAGCCAGCCTTCCACAGGACACTGCTCTGCCTACCATCCAGAGGGAAGTGTTACTGGTTCACAGTGATGATATCTCAAAGCCTGCACCCCAGGCATTGACCTCTTCAGACCAGTGCCTGCTCAGGCAGGACACTGTAGAGACCACTGCTACAACTCTTAGCACCCCGGGTGTGGTGCCCATGGGAAAGGACAGTCCTTTGCTAAGTGGGAGAGGATGTGAAACAGTCAGGCCCAAGGATGCTGTGGCCCAGGCCCCAGCGCTGCGGTCCAGAACCCTGGTGAAAAGAGTCACCTGGAaccttcaggaagcagaggacagcGCCCCAGCCCTGGACAGAGTTCCAA GGACACCACTTCAGAGGTCACAGAGGCCCCAGGAAGGAGACTGGGATGCAGAGGACAGGGCCCTCATAGGAATTCAGCAGGCACCATTCTCCGACCTGCCCCCTCCCATCCACGTGCTCCAGGAGTCTGGGTTACCTGATGCAGATCCCTCTCAG CCCCCTGGTGCTTCTGGGGCGGAAGGGCTGCCTGCTGTTGGGACTCTACACTCAGCAGGAGGTGTTCTTGCCCAAGTTTACAGCCCCAacatgccaccacccctggctcagCCCTCAAGCATCCTGCCCTATGCACTGGTCAGCCAGCCCTCAGTCCAGTTGCTCCTGCAGGGGACCCTCCCCCTAGCAGGCTGCGGTGCAGCACAGAGCCTAGCCCCAGTGCCTACTGTGCCGGCCACAGCCTCAGAGCTAGCTgtcccaaccaccaccaccaccaccaccaactcgGAGGAAAAGACTGCTACTCCCAAGTCAGCTGCTGAGAAGACCAAAAAGGAGGAG TACATGAAGAAGCTGCACATGCAGGAGCGGGCTGTGGAGGAGGTGAAGCTGGCCATTAAACCCTTCTACCAGAAGAGAGAAGTGACCAAGGAGGAATACAAGGATATCCTGCGCAAAGCTGTACAGAAG ATCTGCCACAGCAAGAGTGGCGAAATCAACCCTGTGAAGGTGGCCAACCTGGTGAAGGCCTATGTGGACAAATACAGGCATATGCGCAGGCACAAGAAGACAGAAGCCGGGGAAGAGCCACCCACTCAGGGTGCTGAGACCTGA
- the Phrf1 gene encoding PHD and RING finger domain-containing protein 1 isoform X2 has protein sequence MDDDSLDELVAHSPGPDGPPRVGLSELASDAEESSNGHSGDSEDDTGSEHEGDTDEEDTEGLSEEEDPEDRSGSEDSEDGVEMAAAAVETQGKLEASSAPTSDDDAESCPICLNAFRDQAVGTPETCAHYFCLDCIIEWSRNANSCPVDRTIFKCICIRAQFNGKILKKIPVENTRACEDEEAEEEDPTFCEVCGRSDREDRLLLCDGCDAGYHMECLDPPLQEVPVDEWFCPECAAPGVAPTHDAAPVSDEEISLLLADVVPTTSRLRPRVGRTRAIARTRQSERVRATVNRNRISSARRVQHVPRYLMSSLLDETIEAVATGLSTAVYQRPLTPRVPAKRKRKAGRRKKVLGRKKTRSRSSVKSKSGGARAKKRQPRVRKTKGRKLKNEVTARSRIARTLGLRRPVRGTSMPSVYKPVDPSLGLMRADIGAASLSLFGDPYELDPFDSVPSSNEEPSADPPSPLSAKRRVLSRSALQSHQPVARPVALGLSRRQLPAVAPEPSVEEAPVPDLLGSILSGQSLLMMSSADVVIHRDGSLSAKRAAPVSLQRNSVTQSREESRPRDTLQSVGLPSGSASSGLMGDRRPSSGLSCGDRATLRCIPGRTVETPVRLDSSVTPRSSQAGNLSNESRPTLKQTNNSRLNGSNTRPLPLGSASSKMTTHSNFPSRNTALVRPQKTDPRRPDFSKLPRIPKIHRDRSDGTQDQAPASGQTVELPSTCISRLTGREGPGQPGRGRAENEPSSRGPQETGSHTGGSRPSAPSSHGSVAPLGPSRGKGIGSTFESFRINIPGNTAHCSQLSSPGFCNTFRPVDSKVQRKENPSPLFSIKKPKQLKSEIYDPFEPTGSDSSPPSSSPESLGPGLLPSEITRTISINSPKAPAFQTVRCVTSYRVESIFGTEMEPEPQPPDEPVSGVLEFLGKGPAEGSSDMEQEGHGEMESAEIQGSAARTQRPSPPPDPWDDEDGVSCTPFFGAEERTVTCVTVEEPGVPPSPDAPQITTHRIVELRAPSRSRSTSSSRSRKKTKKKKVAREHQRTRSSTRSGSRDRTSRSVSPVAEEHSRRHRAKAKSRRSSSDRASSQDRAKRRRDRDRGERRRGPWGHGRCWRKSRSRSGSPDSSSCERRESRRRKRRHSGSRSRGRDCSPHSSLERDRRHKRRERSRERMDKKESVTRAREKRRYRSRSPSLEHRPRRPRSREKRPHSPEKKVTVREVSPASTPQGEPKQDGNHPAKPSVSEVSVLPEVVVADLNPQEAPPVLAEPVECVPEDLDYGDSVEAGHVFEDFSNEAIFIQLDDMSSPPSPESTDSSPERDFPSNPPVPLASLPQDTALPTIQREVLLVHSDDISKPAPQALTSSDQCLLRQDTVETTATTLSTPGVVPMGKDSPLLSGRGCETVRPKDAVAQAPALRSRTLVKRVTWNLQEAEDSAPALDRVPRTPLQRSQRPQEGDWDAEDRALIGIQQAPFSDLPPPIHVLQESGLPDADPSQPPGASGAEGLPAVGTLHSAGGVLAQVYSPNMPPPLAQPSSILPYALVSQPSVQLLLQGTLPLAGCGAAQSLAPVPTVPATASELAVPTTTTTTTNSEEKTATPKSAAEKTKKEEYMKKLHMQERAVEEVKLAIKPFYQKREVTKEEYKDILRKAVQKICHSKSGEINPVKVANLVKAYVDKYRHMRRHKKTEAGEEPPTQGAET, from the exons GTTCTGAAGATTCAGAAGATGGAGTAGAAATGGCAGCGGCAGCAGTGGAGACTCAAGGGAAGCTAGAAGCCAGCAGTGCCCCCACTTCTGATGATGATGCAGAGAGCTGCCCCATTTGCCTCAATGCATTCAGGGACCAGGCTGTGGGCACCCCAGAGACGTGTGCCCACTATTTCTGCTTGGACTGCATCATTGAGTGGTCCAGG AATGCCAACTCCTGTCCAGTTGATCGaacaatatttaaatgtatttgtattCGAGCCCAATTTAATGGTAAAATCTTAAAGAAG ATTCCAGTGGAAAACACTAGAGCCTGTGAggatgaggaggcagaggaggaagaccCAACCTTCTGTGAGGTGTGTGGCAGGAGTGACCGTGAGGACCGACTTCTGCTCTGTGATGGCTGTGATGCTGG GTACCACATGGAATGTTTGGACCCTCCTCTCCAGGAGGTGCCTGTAGATGAATGGTTCTGCCCAGAGTGTGCGGCCCCTGGTGTTGCTCCCACTCATG ATGCAGCTCCTGTGAGTGATGAGGAGATCTCCCTGTTACTGGCGGATGTAGTGCCTACTACCAGCAGGCTTCGACCTCGAGTAGGCAGGACCCGGGCCATCGCTAGGACACgacagagtgagagagtgagGGCAACTGTGAACCGGAACCGGATCTCCTCTGCCAGAAGGGTCCAG CATGTGCCAAGGTACCTCATGTCTTCTCTGCTGGATGAAACCATCGAGGCTGTGGCCACTGGTCTGAGCACTGCTGTATACCAGCGTCCCTTGACACCTCGTGTCCCTGCAAAACGGAAGAGGAAGGCAG GGAGACGGAAGAAagtgctgggaagaaagaaaacccGGTCCAGGTCATCTGTGAAAAGTAAGAGTGGGGGTGCAAGAGCCAAGAAACGGCAGCCCCGTGTGAGGAAGACCAAAGGGAGGAAGCTAAAG AATGAAGTCACAGCTCGCTCTCGCATTGCACGAACTCTAGGCCTCCGCAGGCCTGTCCGCGGCACCAGCATGCCTTCAGTGTACAAGCCAGTGGACCCCTCTCTGGGGCTGATGAGGGCAGATATTGgagcagcttctctctctctgtttggaGACCCCTATGAGCTGGACCCTTTTGACAG TGTCCCCTCCAGCAATGAAGAGCCATCTGCAGATCCGCCTTCCCCTTTGAGTGCCAAGAGGAGAGTGCTGTCCCGCTCAGCCCTACAGTCTCACCAGCCCGTGGCCAGACCTGTCGCCCTGGGGCTCTCTAG GAGGCAGCTCCCTGCTGTGGCTCCAGAGCCCAGCGTGGAGGAAGCACCCGTTCCTGACCTCTTGGGGAGCATCTTGTCTGGCCAGAGCCTCCTCATGATGAGCAGTGCGGATGTTGTCATCCACCGGGATGGCTCTCTCAGTGCCAAGAGAGCAG ctcctgtttctcttcagcgAAATTCTGTGACTCAATCCAGAGAAGAGTCCAGGCCCAGAGACACCCTGCAGTCTGTGGGACTACCCTCAGGGAGCGCATCCAGTGGACTCATGGGAGACAGGCGACCGAGCTCAGGGCTGAGCTGTGGGGACAGAGCAACCCTACGCTGTATCCCTGGCCGCACAGTGGAGACCCCTGTAAGGTTGGACTCATCAGTGACCCCGCGTTCAAGTCAGGCTGGGAATCTTTCGAATGAGAGCAGACCTACCTTGAAGCAGACTAACAACTCCCGGCTTAATGGCTCCAACACACGGCCATTGCCTCTTGGTTCTGCCTCATCTAAGATGACTACTCACTCTAACTTTCCGTCTAGAAATACAGCTCTTGTGCGTCCCCAGAAAACAGATCCCAGGAGACCTGATTTCTCAAAGCTACCCAGGATACCAAAGATCCACAGGGACCGCAGTGACGGCACACAGGACCAGGCTCCAGCCAGTGGGCAGACTGTGGAGCTCCCCAGCACGTGCATCAGCCGCCTGACTGGCAGGGAAGGCCCCGGGCAGCCAGGGCGAGGCCGGGCTGAGAATGAGCCCAGCAGCAGGGGCCCCCAAGAGACTGGCTCACACACAGGTGGTTCTCGCCCttctgcccccagctcccatggCAGTGTGGCCCCTCTAGGGCCCTCAAGAGGAAAGGGCATTGGGTCTACCTTTGAAAGCTTTAGGATCAACATCCCTGGGAACACTGCACATTGCAGCCAGCTGTCCAGTCCTGGCTTCTGTAACACATTCCGGCCAGTAGATAGCAAggtgcagaggaaggagaatcctTCACCCCTCTTCTCCATCAAGAAGCCCAAACAACTCAAGAGCGAAATCTATGACCCCTTTGAACCCACTGGCTCGGACTCCAGCCCTCCTAGCAGTAGCCCTGAGAGTCTTGGCCCAGGCCTCCTGCCCTCTGAGATCACCAGAACTATCTCCATCAACAGCCCAAAGGCCCCAGCCTTCCAGACTGTTCGCTGTGTTACCTCCTACAGGGTAGAAAGCATCTTTGGGACTGAAATGGAACCTGAGCCCCAGCCCCCCGATGAGCCTGTGTCTGGCGTGCTGGAGTTCCTGGGCAAGGGCCCTGCTGAGGGATCCTCCGATATGGAACAAGAAGGACACGGGGAGATGGAGTCTGCGGAGATCCAGGGCTCTGCAGCCCGAACTCAGCGGCCTTCCCCCCCACCAGACCCTTGGGATGATGAAGATGGAGTGTCTTGTACACCCTTCTTTGGTGCTGAGGAACGGACAGTGACATGTGTGACTGTCGAGGAGCCAGGTGTTCCACCGAGCCCAGATGCTCCCCAGATAACCACCCACAGGATTGTGGAGCTCAGGGCCCCATCCCGTTCCCGTTCCACCTCCAGCTCCCGCAGCAGGAAGAaaacgaagaagaagaaggttgCCAGAGAACACCAGAGGACACGCTCCAGCACTCGTTCTGGCTCCAGGGACAGGACCTCACGCTCGGTGTCTCCAGTGGCTGAGGAACACAGCAGGAGACACAGAGCCAAGGCTAAGAGCCGGAGGTCTTCCAGTGACCGGGCCAGCAGCCAGGACAGAGCCAAGAGaaggagggacagggacagaggagAGCGGAGGCGGGGCCCCTGGGGTCATGGCCGGTGCTGGAGGAAGTCCAGGTCTCGCTCAGGGAGTCCTGACAGTTCTTCCTGTGAGCGCCGTGAGAGTAGGAGACGGAAGAGGCGCCATTCGGGGTCCAGGTCTCGAGGCAGGGACTGCTCACCTCACAGTAGCCTGGAGAGGGACCGGAGACACAAGCGTCGGGAGCGGAGCCGAGAGCGGATGGACAAGAAGGAGAGTGTGACTCGGGCCCGGGAGAAAAGGAGGTATCGGTCTCGGTCACCCAGCTTGGAGCATAGGCCGCGGAGGCCACGTTCCCGTGAGAAGCGGCCCCATTCCCCAGAGAAGAAGGTGACTGTGAGGGAGGTTTCCCCAGCCTCTACTCCACAGGGGGAACCAAAGCAGGATGGAAACCACCCTGCCAAGCCTTCAGTCTCAGAAGTAAGTGTCCTGCCAGAGGTGGTCGTGGCTGACCTGAACCCTCAGGAAGCCCCTCCTGTCCTGGCAGAGCCTGTTGAGTGTGTGCCTGAGGACCTAGACTATGGTGATTCTGTGGAGGCAGGCCACGTCTTTGAGgatttttcaaatgaagccatCTTCATTCAGCTCGATGACATGAGCTCACCTCCTTCCCCTGAGAGTACAGACTCCTCCCCTGAGCGAGACTTCCCATCAAATCCCCCAGTGCCCCTAGCCAGCCTTCCACAGGACACTGCTCTGCCTACCATCCAGAGGGAAGTGTTACTGGTTCACAGTGATGATATCTCAAAGCCTGCACCCCAGGCATTGACCTCTTCAGACCAGTGCCTGCTCAGGCAGGACACTGTAGAGACCACTGCTACAACTCTTAGCACCCCGGGTGTGGTGCCCATGGGAAAGGACAGTCCTTTGCTAAGTGGGAGAGGATGTGAAACAGTCAGGCCCAAGGATGCTGTGGCCCAGGCCCCAGCGCTGCGGTCCAGAACCCTGGTGAAAAGAGTCACCTGGAaccttcaggaagcagaggacagcGCCCCAGCCCTGGACAGAGTTCCAA GGACACCACTTCAGAGGTCACAGAGGCCCCAGGAAGGAGACTGGGATGCAGAGGACAGGGCCCTCATAGGAATTCAGCAGGCACCATTCTCCGACCTGCCCCCTCCCATCCACGTGCTCCAGGAGTCTGGGTTACCTGATGCAGATCCCTCTCAG CCCCCTGGTGCTTCTGGGGCGGAAGGGCTGCCTGCTGTTGGGACTCTACACTCAGCAGGAGGTGTTCTTGCCCAAGTTTACAGCCCCAacatgccaccacccctggctcagCCCTCAAGCATCCTGCCCTATGCACTGGTCAGCCAGCCCTCAGTCCAGTTGCTCCTGCAGGGGACCCTCCCCCTAGCAGGCTGCGGTGCAGCACAGAGCCTAGCCCCAGTGCCTACTGTGCCGGCCACAGCCTCAGAGCTAGCTgtcccaaccaccaccaccaccaccaccaactcgGAGGAAAAGACTGCTACTCCCAAGTCAGCTGCTGAGAAGACCAAAAAGGAGGAG TACATGAAGAAGCTGCACATGCAGGAGCGGGCTGTGGAGGAGGTGAAGCTGGCCATTAAACCCTTCTACCAGAAGAGAGAAGTGACCAAGGAGGAATACAAGGATATCCTGCGCAAAGCTGTACAGAAG ATCTGCCACAGCAAGAGTGGCGAAATCAACCCTGTGAAGGTGGCCAACCTGGTGAAGGCCTATGTGGACAAATACAGGCATATGCGCAGGCACAAGAAGACAGAAGCCGGGGAAGAGCCACCCACTCAGGGTGCTGAGACCTGA